In Humulus lupulus chromosome 7, drHumLupu1.1, whole genome shotgun sequence, the following are encoded in one genomic region:
- the LOC133788995 gene encoding coniferyl alcohol acyltransferase-like, whose product MGLGDKAKPFPVEIMKKEVVAPLRSSTLLQEHWLPMSNLDLLFPSQLKFAVVLCYKNPTLGPQASENGDSFISSLKKSLAQVLVPFYPLAGEVVQNSVGEPEIWCNNRGVEFIEAYADIELKKLNLYNLDESFVAGKLVPENKHDILVVQLTKLKCGSVIVVCLFDHRISDGYSASLFMVSWAKFVRSRPLSYNNHPSFRRSLLNPRRFGYIDTSVHDMYGNLVTTPENTSPSLLDDDPFIISNRLYYIKAEHIKHLQTLASLNNNNNVTKLETFSAFLWKLIAKHSSSSDNKEKLCRVAIVVDGRKLLAGDGREDNVMNNYFGNVLSCPFWDKKVSDLNREPLDQVAKQVHECLETVAMKEHFLGMVDWVESLRPKSGIFGLSSYKMDDERSIIVSSGLRFSIVEVDFGWGRPILGTFQFPMGMRTMTKGGYVLPILIPIGNGDWVVYMHLHTSQLEFIEKEASNFLKPLTFDYLSSRVEQHMDQRSRLRPYQKKECININSKI is encoded by the exons ATGGGTTTAGGAGATAAAGCTAAACCATTCCCAGTGGAGataatgaagaaagaggtggtgGCACCCCTACGTTCTTCGACACTACTCCAAGAACATTGGTTGCCAATGTCCAATCTCGACCTTCTCTTTCCGTCGCAACTCAAGTTCGCGGTTGTGTTATGCTACAAGAATCCTACATTGGGCCCTCAAGCTTCCGAAAATGGCGATTCTTTTATTAGTAGTTTGAAGAAGAGCTTGGCTCAAGTTTTGGTACCCTTCTATCCACTAGCTGGCGAAGTGGTCCAAAACTCCGTCGGTGAGCCTGAGATTTGGTGCAACAACCGTGGTGTTGAATTCATTGAAGCCTATGCAGATATTGAGCTAAAAAAGCTCAACTTGTACAACCTTGATGAGAGTTTTGTGGCAGGCAAGTTGGTGCCAGAGAACAAGCATGACATTCTTGTTGTCCAA TTAACAAAGCTCAAGTGCGGCAGTGTGATTGTGGTGTGCTTATTTGACCATCGGATAAGTGATGGCTACTCAGCCAGCCTGTTTATGGTATCATGGGCTAAATTCGTTCGATCTAGACCTCTCAGTTATAATAATCATCCCTCATTCCGACGATCTTTGCTAAACCCTCGTCGTTTTGGCTATATTGACACCTCTGTCCATGACATGTATGGTAACCTTGTCACTACTCCTGAAAACACCTCTCCAAGCCTACTCGACGATGATCCTTTTATCATAAGTAATCGCCTCTACTATATTAAAGCTGAACATATCAAGCACCTCCAAACCCTAGCTAGcctaaacaacaacaacaacgtaACTAAGCTTGAGACATTTAGTGCCTTCTTGTGGAAGTTGATTGCAAAACATTCTTCATCTTCTGATAATAAGGAAAAGCTATGTAGAGTGGCCATTGTTGTCGATGGTCGGAAGCTATTGGCTGGAGATGGAAGAGAAGATAACGTGATGAATAATTACTTCGGAAATGTCCTATCCTGTCCATTTTGGGACAAGAAAGTTAGTGATCTTAACAGAGAGCCACTCGATCAAGTTGCCAAACAAGTTCATGAGTGTTTGGAAACAGTTGCAATGAAAGAGCATTTTTTGGGAATGGTAGATTGGGTAGAGTCACTTCGTCCAAAATCAGGAATATTTGGCTTATCCAGCTACAAAATGGATGATGAGCGATCTATTATAGTCTCTTCGGGGCTGCGATTTTCAATTGTAGAGGTCGATTTTGGGTGGGGTAGACCCATTTTAGGGACATTTCAGTTTCCGATGGGGATGCGAACAATGACCAAAGGTGGTTACGTGCTCCCGATATTGATCCCCATTGGCAATGGTGATTGGGTAGTGTACATGCACCTACATACATCACAGTTGGAGTTCATAGAGAAAGAAGCATCTAATTTTCTCAAGCCATTGACTTTTGATTACCTTAGCTCAAGGGTGGAGCAGCACATGGACCAGCGCAGCAGGTTGCGGCCGTACCAGAAAAAAGAATGTATAAACATAAATAGTAAAATATAA
- the LOC133790066 gene encoding uncharacterized protein LOC133790066, whose protein sequence is MLLILAPYAYHVYCCDPVNSELNNREEIVSVIVSTFNLFFSMNLPDVEIPDTLRIKQPQCPHQPENVACGYYLMKMLKDLIEHASPGHYLRTLTSTSYTEAQIDELRQDWATYMLSIIQSYRPR, encoded by the exons atgttgcttattttggcaccatatgcatatcatgtttattgttgtgatccggtgaattcagagctaaataaccgtgaggagattgtatcagtgatcgtcagcacttttaatctttttttctctatgaatcttcctgatgtcgagatccctgatactctacgcattaagcaacctcag tgtccacaccaaccggaaaatgtggcatgtggatactacttaatgaagatgttgaaggatttgattgaacatgcgagtcctgggcattacttgagaacg ctaacaagcacatcatatacagaggcacaaattgatgagttgcgacaagattgggcgacatatatgttgtcgataatccaaagttaccgacctcgttga